tcgAACAAAAACTACTAAACGAGCCTGAGAAGTTACATCTGTACTTTCATTAAGACAAATCGAAAAAAAGTCTGCCGAAGCTAAATCAGTTTGAAGCTGATTTGATATATCACCACTCATACATAAAATTCGTTCTTTAACAGTATTTTACtaataggtaaatattgaatacgttttattatttcatttttattcgcAAAATCTTGAAATAAAGTATTTGATTGACAATAatatacggaaaaatcacgaaaattagcaaattattttgagtcctcataaatttgtctacctttatcaaaaaaaaaaattatctacaagaatgtcaaaattaatatgtatgaccgtttgaaattaatatttttacaacatttgatattcactcgatttctcatgtaacgatttccttattttgttgtaatcaaaaaacgaatgaccgtagatacttgaaaattttactgaatgtttatatacgGAAGTTGAAGGACTATTAGAGCTGACGttaaatttccaatagtttcCAAAAGCgccggaaaaaacaaaataaaaattaagaaaaaacgggaatttttacgcaaattcggttttccacaaaatcgattttggtttttggtgtaactttaaaccAAAGAACGTATACAcgtgaaattttcactggtcatttaaattagcattttctatactcgataaaattttcaaaattttcaaaatacagtcatacgtttttaattacaacaaaataagaaaatcgttacatgagaaatcgagtgaatatcaaatgttgttttaatataaaatatgaatttcaaacgcttataaaaatttaatttgactttcttgtagacattttttttttgataaaggtagacaaacttatgaataattttgtattacattttcaaatcttagatttaaaaagaaaaaaatttatgaattctcaactcaaaataatttgctaattttcgtgatttttccgtattttgtcaatatttgaagtttaaatgcttataaataaaaattgtgactaaggatttttaatatttttcaaatatcatagtaacaatacagcaggagccttgtattaaatttttatattttattattataacattaaatattaatattattgggaAACGTGTGTAAGATGGGTCAcctaactttaattgtatttaaaatgtttattttatttaattgaaaaaacaaaGACCCTTTTTTATGTAAAGGTATGTGTAGTTACTAAATTTCTAATCAGTTTTCATATaggacctatatatataaaaaactgaTTAGAAATTTAGTAACTACACATactttataatcatatattaatttttaaatttgataaattttaccaaaatttgaactttaaatgcttataaaaaaaaattgtgcttatgtatttttaatatttttctactgctattagaacgatatatcaggagctttatattaaattttcacgcttttttttacccaacaaataaaatgttagatatttatagaaaaaaaaaactaaaaaaattgagaactgacaatgtccgtaaacagctcaaaataagtcaaaatattttcattattaatattaatataccctatttacgtggaacctttttttacattttcaatcctgagatataaaatttgaatattttatacatttttaactacaaaataattattaagttttaaatttgatacattttgtatcaaaattcgaactttaaacgcttataaaaacatttgtgcctatgtttttttaacatttttcaactgctattttaacaatatactatcaagagccttctattaaattttcaagcttttatacccaacaaataaaattgtattgacattcatagaaaaaaaaataaaaaaattgacagttGATAATGTCcattaacagctcaaaataagtcaaaatattttgaaaatgtcatggtatatagaaaatgctaatataaaaattcagtgaaaatgtcatgtgttttcgttcatttgttttaaagttacactaaGAACCAAAATCGAGTTAGCGTTAAAATTACTGTTAgttgtatgtaatatttatatagcgtttagaataaaatataataaacgtggCTTGGCGAAGCTAACCTGCTGCGGGTTAACCTATGCTGCTACCATAGTCACGCAATGCGATTGAGAGCTATTAACGCCCGTTGCTACTATAgctctcggatgggtgaccacccgggtctGTAGTAGTAAAAACCTTACCACGTGTTTGCTTACCTACCGTACCAACACCTCACCGTACCAaccttacgaaaaataaataaataacaatgatttACAAACGTCAAACATGTATCAATAAtcagtattatataattgatgtatataggtaagtacataggtgataatactataaaatgccACGACTCGTctgttaacattaatattattgttatattcgtAGTAAAACCTACCTACCACCAGCGTACACATTtcccatttataataatatagcaccTCAGCAAGGTGCCTAGTGAATTTGGATGTAAAAGTGATATACGTaacgatgtattattattattatgcgtgtcGCGTGTgcgcaattaatattattgtttatcgcGAGACCATCAGAAAAACGACACTTCGTCGCACTCGTTGAAACCGGTGTGATAGCCGCCGTACCGGACCATGAACTTGTTGCGCACTTCGTAGTGGATGCGGCTCTTGTTCTTCTTGACGAATAAATGGTGATTGGTGCCATGCGACGCCGTGCAGTCTACTGCATCTGAGTACAGATTTATTGTGCCGACGGACGCCGAGGACCGGATCTCGAACTTTTCGCACCCGTCTTTGATCACCCTacgttaaacaaaaaaacaatcaatTCCCGATGTTACCCACATTGGTTCTACTTTGGTTTTACATGTtacctacaaacaaacaaacattaaCAAATATTACAGACTAaagagaatatttttttcttgatatttttaacgcagtttttaaaacttgatatcgtttttattgcatttaaatggcattatttttttttcgaaagcACACTTGTTTAACCACGCACTTATTACTGATGGGTAAGTACCGGGTAtttactcatattttattttattaactatttcaacgttaaaaaatgaaatacagaaatataataagtacctatatacataaactacctATGTAACAACCTAGGTATTTAGGCTGCaccaaaaataagaaatacattttaattagaaatcaaaaataataaaacgaactaaagttgtaatttttgtaggtaatactaataaaattataaaaaaacttgatATAATCTTAGCAGGCTGACCAACAGAATGCAATTTTGTATGACTCCCCCCCAGATCAGTAGTCTCTGGGAACCCGCCTCCTCCTACACCTCATTGCTCTCCTCTTTATCTggtttataaaagtatattattaaaccaatttaattttaatcgattatttaaaataattcagacGTCGATGGAAATTTCGTTTCAAAACCAAAACGAAAATTGGAAAACGattgttatttttactatatatacctGATGAATCCGTGAACGTTCTCTTGTACCACCGACACGTCGTACAGTTTCCATTCCGTACCAGTCTCGAGAACTGTGCTCTTGATGTCTGACAGCAAATCGTTGCACACGTTTACGTACATGGCCCCATGCCGGCAATCCTTATACAACACGTCCAACGTGATGTCCCTGTCCATGCGCATAAAGTTCTCCGAGAAGTTCGTCCTCACGCCCGCTTCGTCCACCAAGTACACCAGCGGGCTTTTGACGGCCTTGAAGTGGATTCCCGTTGATCTTATTTTTGCCAACCTCAACGGACGGTAATAAAACAAGAGTTAATCGCACAGGTGTCCGTGagtcagttttttttattttagagcaTTATAAACTATCAGctctctaaaaaaaaagttcaatggGGGTCGGCGAACTTACAGGGCAGAATCTCTCAGttattgaacaatatttaagattttcttaaaatgtatataataaattttaaaaatatttctacgaaCAATTCCCGTGGActacaaattaatgaaattatgacAGTAGGTTTAGTAAAtgtttaatcaataaaaattgatatatttgtaaatgtgtatttttattttcttataggtacctagctacttttcataatttactatattatattaaatatatttaattaatattataatacctaactatataaactcaaaaattataattaaatacttgttagttatttggtatattttattttatgcacgTTAAGACTTATACTCGTatgtataattcatattttattgtattggtaaatggtaattattatatttgataatagttaAATGGATAGGTATGGAATGTGGACAATTTTGACTTATGACAGATACCAAACTAACCATATCACTAATGTTTCATTCATCGACTATCATGCAGATCAAACTAATGAGTGATAAATAAAGATGAAATTtcgaaaacaattaatatattatataaagttttCAAGGTTGATTAGAAATTGATTTTTCCACTAATTCGaattataacataggtattattattttaacctcagctaaattactttttaaggtctaatattaacatttaggttaagtacctattttatggattttatatgaaatgtaaatcggaaaataatatgtgaaagtCGCTTTAAAAGTAAAGCATTAATGATGAATTAAACTCTGTTTTTCGGAATATTTTGGTCCAATAAACCGTAAAACCATTGGATATCATCGATATTTATggcacttaaataatattttcattagaatAAAATTTACAACACGGGTGCTCTTACTTGTGATTTCCAAAGTTAATGTCATTCGCCTGTACGTGGACGATTTCGtcttttttatacataaaaccaACAGGGTGCATGACGGCCGATATGTTACCGGTTGCATTCACGGCTGCCACAGCGTTCGCCTTCAAAAGTTGGAATCCGAACGAATAAGTATTAGAGGTAGGTCGAACCCAACATTAATTAATGGACTCGAACCGAACTCAACATTAAATGGTCTCGAACCGAACTTCTTAGTCGTATGTTGAACCTAACAATTTAGTGTGATGTGGAACTCAAACCAAACATTTCGTTTAATACTGATCTAAATCAagctttttaattaaattctgaatttttagatttatgtcaaactgaaatataaacattttttctattcGAAACGGTTGactagtttgaattttttttcggagttcaattttagatttttgaactttttgttCGAGTTCGGTTCggttcagtttttttaaaactgtgttcgactttcaattttttgaacTTCGAACAGTTAGACCCACctctaataagtattaaaatattgtacatttagtTTCATTTTAATATCGTTTTTCAAGTAGGTACGAGAAGAATAATCACTAActgtttaggtatatatttttatctttaacaaTACCGTTTGATTGGCAACTCTGATCGATCCATCGAGAGTGATGTCTACGGAAATCccgtttttaaattgaaacgaTATCGTACCCTGTTCGGTATTCTTAACAATGTCACCGTTATTACTGTTCTTCAATTTCTAAAAACGAAacataaaacaacaaattacGCTTAACCGTAAGTGACCAGCAGATATCTTGTCACGGTTTGTTGCTTACTATAGTTGTCGTCATCACACACAATTACTtgacaaatttaataacaaaaagtatttgaacGACGAATAAGGAACAATTTCAAAACGGTTTGTTGTGTGACTTTTATCACAAACGAACAATACAATACGTAACCACAACGATTAACAatctattaagtaataattgatGCGCTAAACATTATAGCGACCGCAAAATAACCTGTATTTTTTGTAAAGCCCGCCACCGTGAATActttgaaacatattattattagaataattaacatttttttagattttccaaTGACTGACAGACCGTAAAGTCTTTATAgacttgtaatacattttaaaccatacaaataaaatgcaacaattatattatacatttcaaatttaaaaataatatcgtggtattcagtattatattattgtagatagATATAAAACTTCAAAAGTGGTCATTACGATGAATCTTTTTAGTctattaaatgatttatactTATGAGTAAGTACTGTAAGTTATAACCGATGCCGATATTTACTGTAAAGCCAATAATTTCTAGCAAAACCACAGCCACCTACTGGGATTTCGTTGAAAGCCGACAGACTGTACAGAACGCGTCCACAGGTTGCGGATAATCGAACGCCCTGCAAAGGTCCGTCCCCGGCGTCGGCGGATGAGTCCAAGTCGGTCCGTCCCTGGAGGACAAGGGCGTCGGTAAGGGTAGAGCGGGAACACCTGAATACCGCTCCGTGGACAGCTACGATTATACTACGCCTATACTGACCCATAGGTTTGGACGAGATACCCATCGGGCGTCTCAGTATCAGTCAGATCTGTTCGTGTCTCCGGGGTACAGTCAGGCCTGCTTCTGTAACACGGCTCCTTAGAGTCACGAATTCGGTAGACGTGGGTGACCGTCGAACCATGTCCTACCTTTGAcggtttgtaattttttccaaatatcttgaaaatactgcatcaatattatatagtggtgTTATCTCTCGTTATAGATTCTGCTGGATTGTTTATCATATGTAAATTTATTGAATGTGTCCATAACGAAAGTTTTAAATGTCTCCGATTtcttatcattaaaatgtatgttaaagtcaccaaattgttattatttataaattataataattataaattaataatatgtagaccTAATTACGCTGTTTCAAATCCTCACGCCTTTATACCGTTTTCTATTACCTAGTCTATACAAAAAGTGAcgcacaaaaaaatgtaattcggCAATGGCAATGCACTGTGCAGGGATATATGCAACAATCAGATTATTCTAAGAAAACaatttcgtaaaataaaaatgtttacgcgtcatgcaaggaggtaataactaataactgtatGTATGTAAggtgtaaccaaaagtttatgttttgtaaggaccgtggtatagattcctgcagtgtctggttgtgcagggaATACAGGTGATATGCGCACCCAGCACTTTTATGGATTTCCACTTaacatatacttattatttatacatattattcattataataattataaatgcataatatacataatgttgTGATatattaccaataattatattgtcaatattagacgcaagatatttaaaatcaatctaTCGCGGACCGTCACTCCAACTTATCACTaccgcttttttttttgttccatccTACCGATCGATATAATAATgcgataatatttcagaaaactaaTCTGAATTCGTTAGAATGTCTATTTGAGATCGGTTGGTCCACATTTTAggttttatgatttatgttcCGAATAAATCCCAAATAATCAATGTTTGAAAATtccgaaatttcaaaatattcaagtttAATGTTTAGATGTTTGGGGGGTGAAATTGGGAATAGTGTACTGACtaatctcaagtagacataataacgaattaaaatcagttttaaaaagtattgtcGCATTACTAGATCGATCAGTATATGATTGAATACAAATTGGATGTTTTggctaaaataactgtttaatttattataaattataatatttcgtcaGGAAC
This genomic window from Metopolophium dirhodum isolate CAU chromosome 1, ASM1992520v1, whole genome shotgun sequence contains:
- the LOC132933518 gene encoding uncharacterized protein LOC132933518 → MTTTIKLKNSNNGDIVKNTEQGTISFQFKNGISVDITLDGSIRVANQTANAVAAVNATGNISAVMHPVGFMYKKDEIVHVQANDINFGNHKLAKIRSTGIHFKAVKSPLVYLVDEAGVRTNFSENFMRMDRDITLDVLYKDCRHGAMYVNVCNDLLSDIKSTVLETGTEWKLYDVSVVQENVHGFIRVIKDGCEKFEIRSSASVGTINLYSDAVDCTASHGTNHHLFVKKNKSRIHYEVRNKFMVRYGGYHTGFNECDEVSFF